A single genomic interval of Neisseria leonii harbors:
- the mscL gene encoding large conductance mechanosensitive channel protein MscL, translating into MSIKQEFKDFIMRGNVVDLAVGMVVGTAFSGIVKSLVDDVIMPPIGLLLGGVDFSNLFLTLKDGVPAPEAGYATLEAAKAAGAVTVNVGLFINSVISFLIIAAAIFAVVKALNALKRKEEVAETAEEPGEDVLLLREIRDALKK; encoded by the coding sequence ATGTCAATCAAACAAGAATTTAAAGATTTCATCATGCGCGGCAACGTGGTCGATCTGGCCGTCGGTATGGTGGTGGGTACGGCGTTTTCCGGCATCGTGAAATCGCTGGTGGACGATGTAATTATGCCGCCGATCGGCCTGCTGCTGGGCGGTGTGGACTTCTCCAACCTGTTTCTGACGCTCAAAGACGGCGTTCCCGCGCCTGAGGCCGGTTATGCTACATTGGAAGCGGCCAAAGCCGCCGGTGCGGTTACGGTCAATGTCGGCCTGTTTATCAACAGCGTTATCAGCTTTCTGATTATCGCAGCTGCCATTTTTGCCGTGGTCAAAGCCCTCAATGCCTTGAAACGAAAAGAAGAAGTGGCGGAGACTGCGGAAGAGCCGGGCGAAGATGTTCTGCTGCTGCGCGAAATCCGCGATGCTTTGAAGAAATAA
- the hisH gene encoding imidazole glycerol phosphate synthase subunit HisH produces the protein MKVAVVDYGMGNLHSVFKSVQAARQNAGLQADIILTARAEDVASADKIVFPGQGAMPDCMAALSRSGLGEALTEGLKNKPFFGICVGAQLLFERSEEGDTDGLAWFGGQVKRFAAGLADGAGNKLKVPHMGWNRVRQTRPHPLFDGIGDGERFYFVHSYYFAPQDARIVVGESDYPEPFACAVARDNVFATQFHTEKSHLAGLRLLQNFLNWRP, from the coding sequence ATGAAAGTGGCTGTGGTGGATTACGGCATGGGCAATCTGCATTCGGTGTTCAAATCGGTGCAGGCGGCTCGGCAGAATGCGGGTTTGCAGGCGGACATTATATTGACGGCGCGGGCGGAAGACGTGGCCTCGGCCGATAAAATCGTTTTCCCCGGACAAGGCGCGATGCCCGACTGTATGGCCGCACTCTCGCGCAGCGGTTTGGGCGAAGCCCTGACCGAAGGCTTGAAAAACAAGCCGTTTTTCGGCATTTGCGTGGGCGCGCAGCTGTTGTTCGAGCGGAGTGAAGAGGGCGATACCGACGGTTTGGCTTGGTTTGGCGGACAGGTGAAACGGTTTGCCGCCGGTCTGGCCGACGGGGCGGGCAACAAGTTGAAAGTGCCGCACATGGGTTGGAACCGCGTCCGCCAAACCCGCCCGCACCCGCTGTTTGACGGCATTGGCGACGGCGAACGTTTTTACTTTGTCCACAGCTATTATTTCGCGCCGCAAGATGCACGGATTGTGGTGGGCGAGAGCGATTATCCCGAGCCGTTCGCCTGCGCGGTGGCGCGGGACAATGTGTTTGCCACCCAGTTTCACACCGAAAAAAGCCATCTGGCGGGTTTGCGCCTGCTGCAAAACTTTCTGAACTGGCGGCCCTAG
- the hisA gene encoding 1-(5-phosphoribosyl)-5-[(5-phosphoribosylamino)methylideneamino]imidazole-4-carboxamide isomerase yields MLLIPAIDLKDGRCVRLKQGLMDEATVFSDHPAQTAAHWYAQGARRLHLVDLDGAFAGEPKNFPAIREILAEVAAHIPVQLGGGIRDLATVEKYLDLGLRDVIIGTAAVKNPAFVREACREFPGRIIVGLDAKDGMVAVDGWATVTEHHVIDLSRRFEDDGVNSIIYTDIGRDGMMSGVNIEATQKLAEAVRIPIIASGGLSSLDDIRALCAAEHSGIAGAITGRAIYEGSIDFKTAQELADQLGRA; encoded by the coding sequence ATGCTGCTGATTCCCGCGATCGATTTGAAAGACGGCCGCTGTGTGCGCCTGAAACAGGGCCTGATGGACGAGGCCACCGTATTTTCCGACCACCCCGCACAGACGGCCGCGCATTGGTATGCACAAGGTGCGCGCCGCCTGCATCTGGTGGATTTGGACGGTGCATTTGCCGGCGAACCGAAAAACTTTCCCGCTATCCGCGAGATTCTGGCCGAAGTGGCGGCGCATATTCCCGTGCAGTTGGGCGGCGGTATCCGCGATTTGGCCACGGTGGAAAAATACCTAGATTTGGGCTTGCGGGACGTGATTATCGGCACGGCGGCGGTAAAAAATCCCGCGTTTGTGCGCGAAGCCTGCCGCGAATTTCCCGGCCGTATCATTGTCGGCCTCGATGCCAAAGACGGCATGGTGGCGGTGGACGGTTGGGCCACGGTAACGGAGCATCATGTCATCGATTTGAGCCGCCGTTTTGAAGACGACGGGGTCAACAGCATCATTTATACCGACATCGGCCGCGACGGCATGATGAGCGGCGTGAATATCGAAGCCACGCAAAAGCTGGCCGAAGCGGTGCGCATTCCGATTATCGCTTCGGGCGGGTTGAGTAGTTTGGACGACATCCGCGCCCTGTGCGCGGCCGAACACAGCGGCATTGCCGGTGCGATTACCGGCCGTGCGATTTATGAAGGCAGCATCGACTTTAAAACGGCGCAGGAGCTGGCCGACCAATTGGGGCGGGCGTAA
- the hisF gene encoding imidazole glycerol phosphate synthase subunit HisF — protein sequence MALAKRIIPCLDVDNGRVVKGVNFVGLRDAGNPVDVAKRYNDEGADELTFLDITASSDNRDTILHVIEQVASQVFIPLTVGGGVRTVADVRRLLNAGADKVSINTAAVTRPELVDEAAGFFGSQAIVVAVDAKAVNADNSRWEVFTHGGRHATGLDAVDWARNMQACGAGEILLTSMDRDGTKTGFNLPLTRAVSQAVDIPVIASGGVGNVQHLVDGVKEGLADAVLAASIFHFGEVGIREAKLAMQAAGIEVRL from the coding sequence ATGGCATTGGCAAAACGCATTATTCCCTGTTTGGACGTCGATAACGGCCGCGTGGTCAAAGGCGTGAACTTTGTCGGCCTGCGCGATGCGGGCAATCCGGTCGATGTGGCCAAACGCTACAACGACGAAGGTGCCGACGAATTGACCTTTCTCGACATCACCGCCAGCAGCGACAACCGCGATACCATTCTGCACGTCATCGAGCAGGTGGCCTCGCAGGTGTTTATCCCGCTGACCGTCGGCGGCGGCGTGCGCACGGTGGCCGATGTGCGCCGCCTGCTCAATGCCGGTGCCGACAAAGTGAGCATCAACACGGCAGCGGTGACCCGTCCCGAATTGGTGGACGAAGCTGCGGGTTTTTTCGGTTCGCAGGCGATTGTGGTGGCGGTCGATGCCAAAGCTGTCAATGCAGACAACTCCCGCTGGGAAGTGTTTACCCACGGCGGGCGCCATGCCACGGGGCTGGACGCGGTGGACTGGGCGCGCAATATGCAGGCGTGCGGTGCGGGCGAAATCCTGCTTACCAGCATGGACAGGGACGGCACCAAAACAGGCTTCAATCTGCCGCTGACCCGAGCGGTCAGCCAAGCCGTCGATATTCCCGTGATTGCATCGGGCGGCGTGGGCAATGTGCAGCATTTGGTGGACGGTGTGAAAGAAGGTTTGGCCGATGCCGTTTTGGCGGCCAGTATTTTCCATTTCGGCGAAGTGGGTATCCGCGAAGCCAAGCTGGCGATGCAGGCGGCAGGTATCGAAGTGCGGCTGTAA